The following coding sequences lie in one Arachis hypogaea cultivar Tifrunner chromosome 4, arahy.Tifrunner.gnm2.J5K5, whole genome shotgun sequence genomic window:
- the LOC114923993 gene encoding cell division control protein 48 homolog C, with protein sequence MGRRNGKRSLHGTLRRWLESCMSSHSTVDDIVNHLRSTYPDYQRTKHQALTRLVQQVLEPRSKHATKVSAKRSGHNGDEESGRRALRKRQKRVDEGEERLQGDKETQGSASSSSASSLSASGSSGSEDDDGSTVSVSTSEDAKYREKYEPAVDLMKTMLRKAYTPTKDDSARKMKNVVQDKNVEMEVANSDKATNEICAKNGGGGKVKAASNLKGSVSNGDHGGGSFVKVKAGPRLSDLGGMNDLLEKLVEEVIVPWYYPELPRKLCRTPTTGILLHGPPGCGKTTLAHAIANETRVPFYPISATELVSGVSGASEENIRELFAKAYRTAPSIVFIDEIDSIASKRDNLQREMEKRIVTQLLASMDQSNRHMQSANGLDSSNVHPSYVLVIGATNRPDALDSALRRPGRFDREFVLGIPDESSREHILSLLTRNLPLQGSLDLKYIARSTPGYVGADLAALITGACNLALKRIISKRRGEHETSYLGDWWGEPWPLEDMDKLVYTMSDFQEALKIVQPSLRREGFSSIPDEKWEDVGGLDYLRKEFKNRIIRPIKYPEVHQASRFANQTGILLFGPPGCGKTLIAKAVANEAGANFIYIKGPELLNKFVGESEREIRLTFSRARACSPCILFFDEVDALSTKRGAEGGSGIERVVNQLLIELDGGGQRQNVFVIGATNRPDRMDEALLRPGRLGKQLYVPLPSTDQRFSILKALTRKEPVDPTVDLGAIAEACENFSGADLAELVDEATRAALDEKYTAVEEALTSVEASSDTYTCKPRHFDIALSKVFPSVSPAEDFFIDVSTMSLQFIVISFV encoded by the exons ATGGGGAGAAGAAACGGTAAAAGGTCACTGCATGGAACCCTCCGCCGCTGGCTGGAGTCGTGCATGTCCAGTCACTCCACTGTCGATGATATCGTTAACCACCTCCGCTCCACTTACCCCGATTACCAACGCACCAAGCACCAAGCCCTCACTCGATTAGTTCAACAAGTCCTCGAGCCACGTTCCAAACACGCGACCAAAGTCTCTGCCAAGCGCAGCGGCCACAATGGCGACGAAGAAAGTGGTCGACGCGCGCTCCGAAAGAGACAGAAGAGAGTCGACGAAGGTGAAGAGAGGTTGCAGGGCGACAAAGAAACTCAGGGTTCTGCATCTTCCTCCTCTGCTTCAAGCTTGAGCGCGTCCGGGAGCAGCGGCAGTGAGGATGATGATGGCAGCACAGTGTCTGTTTCGACATCGGAGGACGCAAAATACCGGGAGAAGTACGAACCTGCTGTCGATTTGATGAAGACGATGCTGCGGAAAGCGTATACTCCTACGAAGGATGATAGTGCGAGGAAGATGAAAAACGTCGTGCAAGATAAGAACGTTGAAATGGAGGTCGCCAATAGTGACAAGGCTACTAATGAGATTTGTGCTAAGAATGGAGGCGGAGGCAAAGTGAAGGCGGCGTCGAATTTGAAGGGTTCCGTTTCAAATGGCGACCATGGTGGTGGCAGCTTTGTTAAGGTGAAGGCAGGACCTAGGTTAAGTGATTTGGGTGGGATGAATGATCTTCTGGAAAAGCTGGTGGAAGAAGTGATTGTTCCATGGTATTATCCTGAGCTTCCAAGAAAGCTATGTCGTACTCCTACTACTGGAATCTTGCTGCATGGGCCACCCGGTTGTGGCAAGACCACACTGGCTCACGCCATAGCTAATGAGACCCGTGTTCCCTTCTATCCGATATCAGCTACTGAGTTGGTTTCTGGAGTATCGG GTGCATCTGAAGAGAATATCAGAGAGCTTTTCGCTAAAGCATATAGGACTGCCCCATcaattgtcttcattgatgagaTTGATTCAATTGCTTCGAAAAGAGACAATTTACAGCGAGAGATGGAGAAAAGAATTGTAACACAGTTACTTGCCAGCATGGATCAATCAAATAGGCATATGCAATCCGCTAATGGTTTGGACAGTTCTAATGTTCATCCCAGTTATGTTCTTGTAATTGGAGCTACAAATAGGCCTGATGCTCTTGACTCGGCCTTGAGAAGGCCTGGGCGGTTTGATCGGGAGTTTGTTCTTGGCATTCCTGATGAATCGTCGAGAGAACATATCCTCTCTTTGCTCACTCGCAATCTTCCACTTCAGGGTTCATTGGATCTAAAATACATAGCCAGGTCTACACCAGGATATGTCGGTGCTGATTTGGCAGCCTTGATTACGGGGGCGTGTAATTTGGCCTTGAAGAGAATTATTTCCAAAAGGAGAGGGGAACATGAGACAAGTTATCTTGGAGACTGGTGGGGCGAACCTTGGCCTCTTGAAGATATGGATAAGCTTGTCTACACAATGTCTGATTTCCAG GAAGCTTTGAAAATTGTACAACCTTCATTAAGAAGAGAGGGCTTCTCATCCATTCCTGATGAGAAATGGGAAGATGTTGGCGGCCTTGATTATTTAAGGAAGgagtttaaaaatagaataataaggcCGATAAAATATCCTGAGGTTCATCAG GCATCTAGGTTTGCAAATCAGACGGGAATTTTACTTTTTGGGCCCCCTGGTTGTGGTAAAACTCTTATTGCCAAAGCTGTTGCCAATGAGGCAGGAGCTAATTTCATTTATATTAAG GGGCCTGAGCTCTTAAATAAATTTGTTGGAGAAAGTGAGAGAGAAATTCGACTAACGTTTAGTCGTGCAAGGGCATGTTCACCCTGTATATTATTTTTTGATGAG GTGGATGCTTTGTCAACCAAACGTGGTGCAGAAGGTGGATCAGGCATTGAACGAGTAGTGAATCAG TTACTAATTGAGCTAGACGGTGGGGGGCAACGCCAAAATGTTTTTGTCATTGGTGCAACAAATAG GCCTGATAGGATGGATGAGGCTCTCCTCCGTCCTGGTAGACTTGGTAAACAACTTTACGTTCCTCTGCCAAGCACTGACCAGCGGTTTTCAATATTGAAAGCTCTTACAAGGAAGGAGCCTGTTGATCCTACTGTGGATCTGGGAGCCATAGCTGAAGCGTGTGAAAATTTTAGTGGCGCAGACCTTGCTGAATTG GTGGATGAAGCAACTCGTGCTGCTCTTGATGAGAAATATACCGCAGTTGAAGAAGCTTTGACCTCAGTTGAAGCCTCTAGTGATACTTATACTTGCAAGCCAAGACATTTTGATATAGCACTTAGTAAGGTCTTTCCCTCTGTGTCTCCCGCG GAAGACTTTTTTATAGATGTCTCAACTATGAG TTTGCAATTCATTGTAATTTCTTTCGTTTGA